Proteins from one Triticum aestivum cultivar Chinese Spring chromosome 7A, IWGSC CS RefSeq v2.1, whole genome shotgun sequence genomic window:
- the LOC123151653 gene encoding uncharacterized protein, with amino-acid sequence MDSGGNRSGAAGGGDGACSGGHLCHLCGYKYASAHPSAKQRRAHRKNCGAGGGKSPPTAAAAASAEAEEERQGKKLVPGEDVGGEGNGAPASDSGAVLPGSAEDVGNAVDDDDTGVHSSSNSAGVDVIINDVTSEGPPKANGTDVQTEVDLPLPESAPHFQDLYPSESHCSGDQHQDASASHCQSEPEDGARFSPDFSADETSKSNAVSLASDAASGEFSAQTIATAGSTDGIAVTENDCMINTIDEDKTSEGMLVKGNEVDSFYQEKLQTKIVEGHSPTTVEEDLYVNNLGVVPGEQNPSEDTESKDESRVIEPNPVEQVCTIKEPVDVLGNKEPYTDNNAHTDDTSSDDLSQLASGGCHLEAADVVETQQEIDSTSVVADQLTNSKQTGLEEGSSYPGADEVTQAVSSATEPAVDSPVAEVISAGSASDVTKKDTSEVTTEDDTQNNSSHTSDVISMPSQIDPIEPSLDPTQEISMSSEHDVDENKQIENVSVDLTSRETNDVCSTDNIEEIKQIEEISAEDGTLKTSILQSASSVEEKEQIEEVIADPASDSIDVISSRDIIVQKEQSVVHVGTAHEINVVDIPAIVESEKHGEETTADLPAIVELKKHGEETATDLPAIVELEKHGEETTADLPTIVELEKHGEETTADPTAQMTNIITDKVEEKKQDEEITPGPAPHAINVIHEDNMQNEDMTEIPSSHENVLDDTDIVKEKGEETMSEPTSHNTDAVSIVDAVEGKEKEEVTPESTLDVSLVHTIDNVKGKESEEPTSDPTSVNAGGNAGTILVADSSSHMNSTPQGTNDAKEEDRDENTAADHARTDGVEEKKQKEETAAETNTKDSANDHPNEEITDKEMTIDSDKSHVSLKSLLSEKGIEFEVKEKKASTKDRMLSFRRRSSKDNPSPVKPGSEQQDWNSPARLPVEKSPKGKKQQWMPFICCHSMN; translated from the exons ATGGACAGCGGCGGCAACAGGAGCGGCGCTGCCG gGGGAGGGGACGGCGCGTGCAGCGGCGGCCACCTGTGCCACCTGTGCGGGTACAAGTACGCGAGCGCGCACCCCAGCGCCAAGCAGCGGCGCGCGCACCGCAAGAactgcggcgctggcggcggcaagtcgccgcccaccgccgccgccgccgccagtgcGGAGGCAGAGGAAGAGCGCCAAGGCAAGAAATTGGTGCCAG GTGAGGATGTCGGAGGAGAGGGAAATGGGGCGCCTGCTTCGGATTCTGGCGCCGTTTTGCCCGGATCTGCGGAGGATGTTGGGAACGCAGTAGATGACGACGACACTGGAG TGCACTCTTCCTCTAATAGTGCCGGAGTTGACGTCATTATCAATGATGTGACTTCTGAAGGGCCTCCTAAGGCTAATGGAACTGACGTTCAAACTGAAGTTGATCTGCCGCTGCCTGAAAGCGCACCGCATTTTCAAGATTTGTATCCGTCTGAATCACATTGTAGTGGTGATCAGCATCAGGATGCCTCCGCTTCCCATTGTCAGTCAGAGCCTGAAGATGGTGCAAGATTCAGTCCAGACTTCTCTGCAGATGAAACAAGCAAGTCTAATGCTGTGTCCCTGGCATCAGATGCCGCTTCAGGTGAATTTTCTGCACAAACAATTGCTACAGCTGGTAGCACTGATGGTATTGCCGTTACTGAAAACGATTGTATGATCAACACCATTGATGAAGACAAAACTAGTGAGGGCATGTTGGTAAAAGGTAATGAGGTTGATTCGTTCTATCAAGAGAAGCTGCAAACCAAAATTGTTGAGGGGCATAGTCCTACTACAGTGGAGGAAGATCTATATGTCAACAACTTAGGTGTGGTTCCCGGAGAGCAAAACCCCAGTGAAGACACTGAATCCAAGGACGAAAGCAGGGTTATCGAACCTAACCCAGTTGAGCAAGTTTGTACCATCAAGGAACCTGTCGATGTACTTGGGAATAAGGAGCCTTATACTGATAATAATGCCCACACAGATGATACCAGTAGTGATGATTTATCTCAACTTGCTTCTGGTGGTTGTCATTTGGAGGCAGCAGATGTTGTCGAAACACAACAGGAAATTGATTCTACTTCTGTGGTAGCAGATCAGCTGACAAACTCCAAACAGACGGGCCTTGAAGAAGGGTCAAGCTATCCTGGTGCAG ATGAGGTTACCCAAGCTGTATCAAGTGCAACAGAGCCTGCTGTGGATAGTCCTGTTGCTGAGGTCATATCAGCTGGTAGTGCTTCTGATGTTACAAAGAAAGATACCTCCGAGGTGACAACAGAAGATGACACACAGAATAATTCAAGCCATACAAGTGATGTCATTTCCATGCCATCTCAAATTGACCCAATAGAGCCTAGCTTAGACCCTACTCAGGAGATCAGTATGAGTAGCGAGCATGATGTTGATGAGAATAAACAAATTGAGAACGTTAGTGTGGACCTTACCTCCCGTGAGACTAATGATGTATGCAGTACGGATAACATCGAAGAGATTAAGCAGATTGAAGAAATCAGTGCAGAAGATGGTACTCTGAAGACCAGCATATTACAGAGTGCAAGTAGTGTTGAGGAAAAAGAACAGATTGAAGAGGTGATAGCAGATCCTGCTTCTGACAGTATCGATGTGATAAGCAGCAGAGACATAATTGTGCAAAAGGAACAGAGTGTTGTCCATGTCGGAACTGCTCATGAGATAAATGTGGTGGATATCCCAGCTATAGTTGAATCAGAGAAGCACGGTGAAGAAACTACCGCAGACCTCCCAGCTATAGTTGAATTAAAGAAGCACGGTGAAGAAACTGCCACAGACCTCCCAGCTATAGTTGAATTAGAGAAGCATGGTGAAGAAACTACCGCAGACCTCCCAACTATAGTTGAATTAGAGAAGCACGGTGAAGAAACTACCGCAGACCCTACTGCTCAGATGACGAACATTATTACAgataaagttgaagaaaagaagcAAGATGAAGAAATTACGCCAGGTCCTGCTCCTCATGCTATTAATGTGATACACGAAGACAATATGCAGAATGAAGACATGACAGAGATCCCTAGTTCTCACGAAAATGTACTTGACGACACAGATATTGTTAAAGAGAAGGGTGAAGAAACTATGTCAGAGCCAACCTCTCACAACACTGATGCGGTAAGCATTGTTGATGCCGTTGAAGGAAAGGAGAAAGAAGAGGTAACTCCAGAATCTACTCTTGATGTTAGCTTGGTCCACACCATTGACAATGTCAAAGGAAAGGAGAGTGAAGAGCCTACTTCGGACCCTACATCCGTCAATGCCGGAGGCAATGCAGGTACTATCCTTGTCGCGGACTCTAGTTCTCACATGAACAGCACACCACAGGGCACAAATGATGCCAAAGAAGAGGACCGGGATGAAAACACTGCCGCGGACCATGCTCGGACTGATGGTGTTGAAGAAAAGAAGCAGAAGGAAGAGACTGCAGCAGAGACCAACACCAAGGATAGCGCAAATGACCATCCAAATGAAGAGATCACAGACAAGGAAATGACAATAGATTCAGATAAGAGCCATGTGTCCCTGAAGTCCCTTCTCTCCGAGAAAGGCATTGAATTTGAAGTTAAAGAAAAGAAGGCGAGCACCAAGGACCGAATGCTGTCGTTCAGGCGCCGATCGTCGAAGGACAACCCTTCGCCTGTCAAGCCTGGTTCCGAGCAGCAAGACTGGAACTCTCCGGCCAGGTTACCGGTGGAGAAGTCGCCGAAAGGGAAGAAGCAGCAGTGGATGCCGTTTATTTGCTGCCACTCCATGAACTGA